The Dietzia sp. ANT_WB102 region TAAAGGAACTTTTGGACTTTACGTCCAGCTTCAGACACGCCGCGCCGCCTGCTGTTATAGAAGTTACAGCAGTGTATTTTGCCGATCGATGTTTCACATGTGTTCCCTGTGACCTACGGTGCTAAAGGAACAATAGGTTCTGCCGAGTCGGCATGAGGCACCAGTGGCGCAGGGGAAGGCATCACCGGCCGCCGAGTCCGTCTCGGTCACGCGTCCCGCCGTGCGGGTCGCGCGGTCAGCCGCACCCAGGTGCGGTCAGCGGAAGGTGAAACGTGGAGCCTGACCATTCGTCGAATCGTGCCCGTGGGGTGCGCCCGCGTGGCAATCGTGGAAGACCACCGGGCCGGGCGGCACTGGCCGCTGCGCTGGTCCTGGGAACTGCTGCCGGGGTCGTACACGCGCCGATCTCCGGCGCACAGCCGATCTCGGCGGTCGCACCGAGGGACATCTCCGGACTCATCCGTGCCGTCGCCGAGGCCACCGCCACACTCGACCAGACCCATGAGGAGATCGCGGTCCAGCGCGAGAGCGTCAACAAGAGCCTGGTCGACCTGCAAATGGCCCGAATCGAACTCGATCGCGCCATTGCCCACGCCGACCGCACCTCCGCCGAACGCGAGCAGGCCGAGTCCGGCGTCGAGGCCGCGCGGAACGCGCTCGACGACTACTCCCGCCTGCTGCACCGCCAGGGCACCGCACCTGGCGCGGCGTCAGGGATCCTGAACCCCGGCGGTCCGGCGGACGCAGGTCTCCGCCAGGAGTATCTCCGGCGCGCCGCGGCTGATCAACGCACGGTGGTGGGGGACATGGTGGCGGCGGCCGAGGAAGCCGCCCGACAAGAGTCCGACGCCGTCGCCGCCCGCGACGCAGCCGAGCAGCGCTACTCCGATGCCGCCGCTCGTCGTGACTCCGCGGAGGCGGAAGTGTCCGAGGTCGCGGGGGATGTCGCCGCTCTCGAGGAGCAGGTCGGCACATTGACCCGCGAACTGGAGGAGCACCGTTCAGCCCTCGCGGAGTCGGGAGCGACGCCTGCCGGCCCGCGAACCGAGGCCACGGACGGGGTCGACGCCGAAGCCATGCGTGCCGAAGCGCTCAGTGCTCTCGCCGCCGAACCAGAGGCGGGGGAGCAAGCCGCCGACATTGCGTCCGCCCTCCCCTCGCATCTCGACCTCGGCGCCGTACGTCAGTTCGCCGGAGGCTCCTCCGACCAGGCGACCCGCGCCCTCGGCGGGACGATCGACGCCGGCAGCGTGGGCGCGGCCATCGACGCGGGTATCAACGGTGACACCGAGCGGATCGTGCAGCAGGTTGCCGACGCCATCGGCCGTGCCGACTTCGGGTCGATCGCCCAGGGGCCGGCGGCACCCGGGCCAGCGGCACCCGGGCCGGGAGGCGGCCAGGGTGGGAATTCCGGACCCCCCTCGAACAGTGCTCGCGTGGAGACCGTCGTCAACCGGGCCCTATCCCAGCTCGGGGTTCCTTACGCCTGGGGAGGCGGCGACGCCAAGGGGCCCACCCGCGGTATCCGCGACGGCGGTGTCGCCGACAGTCACGGGGACTACAACAAAATCGGATTCGACTGCTCAGGTCTGATGATCTACGCGTTTGCCGGGATCGGTAAAGCCCTCCCGCACTACACCGGCTACCAGTACACCGCCGGACCACAGCACCCCGTGGCCACCCGCCAGCGCGGGGACATGCTGTTCTGGCCCGGCCACGTGGCCCTCTACCTGGGTGACGGCAAGATGGTCGAGGCTCCCCAGTCCGGCGACGTCGTGAAGATCTCCTCGGTGCGCATGGCCGGGATCTGGCCGATGGTGGTGCGGCTGGTCTGACCGGGGCACCGGTACTGTCGTCCCCAGCCCGTTCGGACGGCCCCGGCAGGGCGCCCGGAACACCCGACCACGCGAAGGAGCCCTCCGCGGTGAGCGATCCCCACCCCGAAACGCCGAGCCAGCACGGCGAGCCGCCAGCGGTGAGCGCGTCGACCGCCGCGGAGGACGCCCGTCTCCTTGAGCGGGCAGTCTACGAGGTCAAGAAGGTCGTGGTGGGCCAGGACCGATTGATCGAGATGATCCTCGTCGGCCTGCTCTCGCGGGGTCATATCCTGCTCGAGGGTGTCCCCGGCGTGGCCAAGACCCTCACCGTGGAGACCTTCGCGACCGTGGTGGGGGGCAGCTTCAGTCGTCTCCAGTTCACCCCGGACCTGGTACCCGCCGACATCGTCGGTACCCGGATCTACCGTCAGGGGCGCGAGGAGTTCGAGGTCGAACTCGGCCCGATCCTGGCCAACTTCGTGCTCGCAGACGAGATCAACCGGGCTCCCGCGAAGGTCCAGTCCGCGTTGCTGGAGGTCATGGCCGAGGGACACGTTTCCATCGGCGGTCAGACCTTCCCCATGCCCAGCCCGTTCCTCGTCATGGCTACGCAGAACCCCATCGAGAGCGAGGGCGTGTACCAGCTGCCCGAGGCGCAACGGGACCGCTTCCTGTTCAAGCTCGTCGTTGATTACCCGAGCCCGGAGGAAGAACGTGAGATCGTCTACCGGATGGGCACCACGCCCCCGGAACCGACGCAGGTGCTCGGGGTGGACGCCCTGATACGCCTACAGACGGCGGTCCGCGAGGTGTTCGTCCATCACGCGTTGGTCGACTACGTCGTCCGCGTCACGATCGCCACGCGCGAACCCGCACGACACGGCCTCGAGGACGTCGCGCGTTGGCTGTCCTACGGCGCTTCTCCGCGCGCGACGCTCGGCGCCGTCACCGCGGCCCGCGCGCTCGCCTTGGTGCGCGGGCGCGACTACGTGGTCCCGCAGGACGTAGTTGACGTCCTGCCCGCCGTCCTCCGCCACCGGCTCGTGCTGACCTACGATGCACTGGCCGACGAGGTCACCGCCGACACCGTTGTGCGCCGCGTGCTCGAGGCAGTGCCGCTCCCGCAGATCAGCGCGGTTCCCGCCCAGGCCGGCCCACCGCCGTCACGGTGAACGCCGCGGACGCGGGCAGGCGCGACGACCCGGCCGATGTGTCCTCCCGGGCGGCCCTGGCCCAGCTGGAACTGCTCGTCACGCGCCGTCTGGACGGCGTCCTCAACGGAGACCACCGAGGTCTCCTGCCGGGGCCGGGAACCGAGCCCGGAGAGGCACGGGCCTACGAACCCGGGGACGACGTCCGCACGATGGATTGGTCGGTCACAGCGAGGACTACCGTCCCGCACATCCGGCAGACCATCGCGGATCGTGAGCTCGAGACCTGGCTGATCGTGGACCTTTCGCCCAGCCTCGACGTGGAGAGCCGCTACGGCACAAAGCGGCGCCTTGTTGAGGCCGCCGTCGCCACTGTGGGCTTCCTCTCCGCGGGCGGCGGCAGCCAGGTAGGGATGGTGCTCACGGGAGACGGCCGACCTCGAGTTCTGCGGGCCACCGGCGGGCGCGATCACGTCCGACGACTGCTCGACGAGGTGGCACGGGCGACCCCGCGTGTCTCTTCGGGGGGCTTGCTCGACGACTGCCTCCACGCCGTCCGGAACGCCGCCCGTCGGCATGGGCTGGTCGTGGTGATCTCCGACTTCCTGTCCGAGGTGAACTGGGAGCGTTCCCTGCGCGTCCTCGGCACCCGCCACGAGTTCCTCGCCGTCCACGTGTCCGACCCGCTCGACATCGCCCTGCCCGCCGTGGGGGCGGCACTCCTGCAGGATCCAAACACCGGGGAGGTGCTGGAACTCGACGTCGACGACGCCCTCGCCGCCGACTATCGCCGTGCAGCCCAGGAGCAGCGCGACCGTGTCCATTCCGCCCTCCGGCGATGCGGTGCTCCCGTCCTCGCCCTACGGACCGACCGGGACTGGATACGCGACGTCATCGACTTCGTCGGCGTTCGCCGGCAGGGCGGACTGCCCACCGGTGACAGCCTGACCAGAGACTTACCCGACGACCACCCCGGGGCGCAGGAGGTGGCGCCGCGGTGAGCCTCTCCGAATTCCAGCACCCGCTCTGGCTGATACTGCTGGTCGTGCCCCTCGCACTCGCCGCGGGGTACGTCATCGCGCTGCGCTCGAAGAAGCGGCGGACCGTACGGTTCGGCAATTTCGGGGCCCTGCGAACCGTCGACCGTCGCGGCCGCCACTGGTTCACGCACGTCCCTGCCGTGCTCCTGGTGCTCTCGCTGCTCGCCCTCGTAGTGGCCCTGGCTGGACCACAGAGGGAGCAGAAGGTCCCACGGAACCGGGCGACCGTGATGCTCGTCGTCGACGTGTCCCTCTCCATGGAGGCCACCGACGTCTCGCCGTCGCGGCTCGAGGCCGCGCAACAGGCCGCCACGACCTTCACCAACAATCTCACCCAAGGCGTCAACCTGGGTCTGGTGTCCTACGCGGGTACCGCGTCGATGCTCGTCGCCCCCACCACCGATCGGGGACCGGTGGTCCGCGCGGTCGAGCGGCTCAAACTCGACGAGCGGACCGCCACAGGCGAGGCCATCTACACCGCCACGCAGGCGATCTCCACGTTCACCGAGAGCCTCGGCGGCCCCGACCAGGCACCACCGGCGAGGATCGTGTTGCTCTCCGACGGAAAGGAGACCGTGCCCGCCGACCCCACCGAGGAGCGGGGCGCGTTCACCGCCGCCGAACGCGCCGCGGAGGCGGGCATCCCCGTCTCCACCATCTCGTTCGGCACCCTGTACGGCACCGTCGACATCCAGGGCAGGCCCCAGCCGGTTCCCGTCGACGACGCATCCCTTCGCCGGATCGCGGATATCTCCGACGGCGACTTCTTCACCGCCTCCAGCCTGGAGGAGCTCGACTCCGTCTACCGGACTCTCGAGGAACAGATCGGTTACGAATGGAAGAATGCCGACGCCTCCCGGCCCTGGCTCGTCGTAGGGACCTTGCTGGCGATGGCAGCCGCCGCAGGCTCCTTGTCCGCGCACCGCAGGATCCCGTGACACCGACCGAGAGTCGAGTATGTACCGGCGCCGAACGCCCACCCCGGCTCGCTAGGGTGGGGGACATGGTTTCCGAGAGCACGCGCGACATCACCCCCCGTACGGTCCTCGTGACCGGAGGTAACCGCGGGATCGGGCGGGCGGTGGCTGAGCGTCTCCACTCCGACGGCCACCGGGTGGCCGTCACCCACCGCGGATCCGGTGCACCCGACGGCCTTTTCGGGGTGCAGTGTGACGTCACCGATCCCGCCTCGGTTGACTCCGCCTTCACCGCCGTCGAGGCGGAGTTCGGACCCGTCGAGGTCGTCGTGTCCAATGCCGGCATCACCGAGGACACCCTGCTCATGCGGATGAAGGACGAGCAGTTCACCAGCGTGCTGGACGCCAATCTCGCCGGCGCGTTCCGCGTGGCCAAGCGGGCCTCCCGAGGAATGCTGCGGGCAAGGTTCGGTCGCTTGATCTTCATCGGCTCGGTGGTGGGCCAGTCCGGTACCGCGGGCCAGGTGAACTACGCCTCCTCCAAGGCCGGGCTTATCGGCATGGCGCGCTCGCTCACCCGCGAACTCGGATCGCGCAGCATCACCGCGAACGTCGTGGCCCCGGGATTCATCGATACGGATATGACCTCTGCGCTGGACGACAAGACGCAGGAGCAGGCCATCGCGGCGATCCCGCTCGGACGTAAGGGGTCGGCCGACGATGTGGCCGGTGTGGTGAGTTTCCTCGCCGGCGACGATGCCGGTTACATCTCCGGGGCCGTGATCCCGGTCGACGGCGGAATGGGAATGGGGCACTGATATGAGCGAGACCGACACGGGCGCGACAGTGGAGGGCGGCACCGGGTTGCTGTCCGGTAAGACGATCCTCGTCACAGGCGTCATCACCGACGCGTCCATCGCGTTCCACATCGCAAAGCACTGCCAACTTCACGGCGCGCGGGTCATCCTCACCGCGTTCGGCCGTCCCACACTGGTCAAAGCCATCTCCAAGCGCCTGCCCGAACACCCGCCGGTGATCGAGCTCGACGTCCAGAACGAGGAGGACCTGGCGGCATTGTCCGACCGAGTGCGGGAGCACACCGACTCGCTTGACGGGGTGGTCCATTCGATCGGGTTCGCTCCGCCCAGCTGTCTCGGTGATCCCTTCCTCGACGCGCCGTGGAAGGACGTGGCAGTGGCGCTCGAGGTCTCCGCCTACTCCTACGCCGCGCTCGCAAAGGCTGTGCGTCCCCTCCTGGGTCGCGGCGGGTCGATCATCGGCCTCGACTTCGACCCCCGATTCTCCATGCCGTTCTACAACTGGATGTCGGTCGCCAAGAATGCCCTCGAGGCGGTCAACCGCTATGTCGCCCGCGAACTGGGGCCCGAGGGGATCCGCTCGAACCTCATCGCGGCCGGGCCCGTGAAGACCCTCGCAGCCAAGGCGATCGCCGGGGACGCACTCGGCCCCGGTGGCGAGCTCGACCAGATGCAGGACGAGTGGGACAGGCGGGCGCCGCTGGGCTGGGATGTCGACGACCCCACCGCGGTCGCGACGACAGCAGTCGCGCTGCTCTCTGACCTCATGGCCGCCACGACAGGCACGGTCATCTACGCGGACGGCGGCGCCGGCACCGTCTCCTTCAGCGGACAGGAGAAGTGACATGACCGGATCGACGGACGACACCGGGCAGCAGGTGGACGCACTGCTCGTGCTCTCCTTTGGCGGGCCCGAGGGGCAGGAGGACGTGATCCCCTTCCTCGAGAACGTCACCCGGGGCCGAGGGATCCCGCGGGAGCGACTGGAGGAGGTGGCCACCCACTACCGCCATCTCGGTGGCCGCAGCCCCATCAACGACCTCAACCGGGAGATCATCACCAATGTGGAGGCCGAACTGGCCCGCCGAGGACGCGACCTGCCTGTCTACTTCGGTAACCGCAACTGGATGCCGATGGTCGAGGACACCGTGCGTCAGATGGTGGCCGACGGCGTGCGCACCGCCGCCGTATTCGCGACGTCGGCCTGGGGCGGGTACTCGGGCTGCGCCCAGTATCAGGAGGACATCGCCAGGGCCCGGGACCAGGTCGAGGGAGCGCCGACCATGGTGCGGCTCCGTCAGTTCTACGACCACCCATTGTTCGTGCAACGGTTCGCGACCGATCTCAAGGCGGCGGTCGCCTCCGCCGCCCCGGGGGCTCGGGTGATCTTCACGGCCCACTCCGTCCCGAATGCCGCAGACGAGACCGCGGGCCCGCCGGCCCTCGGCGGCCGCCTCTACAGCCGTCAGGTCGCCGAGGCGTCGCGACTGGTTGCAGCAGCGGCCGGCGTTGAGGACTACGACCTGGTGTGGCAGTCCCGCTCCGGCCCGCCGAGCGTGCCGTGGCTGGAACCGGATGTAGTGGACCATGTGAGCGACCTGGCATCGACGAAGGAGGTCCGAGACGTCGTGGTGGTTCCCATCGGGTTCATCTCCGACCACGTCGAAGTGATCTGGGACCTGGACACCGAACTGGTCGACGAAGTCCGCGAACTCGGTGTGACGGTGACCCGCTGTGCGACTCCCGGACCGAGTCCGGAGTTCGCCGGCATGATCCTCGAACTGCTCGACGAGGTCGAGTCGGGCACCCCGCAGGAGCGTCCCGGTAGCGTCCCCGCTCTGGGGCGCAACCGCGACGGTTCGCGCTGCGCGATCGGCTGCTGCGCGCGCTAGATTTCCGCTCGGGCTAGATCTCTCTCAGGGCCGCCTCGCCGGCCGCGGCCACCGCGGACCGGCGGGCCGCGTCTTTCACCGCGACGAGACGACGAAGTACCGGCTCGCGCGCAGCGGGGTCGACGCCGACCTCCGGCTGTGCCAGAGCGACCGAGATGATCGCCTCGACCCGGTCGATCCTGTCCACCAACTCGAGAACCCTGGACGGGAGCCCCTCGGGTAGGCGAGTCGCATGGGCAGGGATGTCGACGGGGGCTGCAGCGTCGGCACGCACCGCGCTCCGTTCGATGAGTTCGGCGGCCTCCACGACGGCCCGCCCCAGATCGGCCAGCGCCTCCGAGGGGCCGGGCGGCTGCGGCGGGACGGGGCAGTCCTGCACACCGCGGGCCCGCCACCGGAGCACGTCCGGGTGCGGCCGGACGCAGGTGAGACACACGGCCGTCCGCGAGTCCGGGTCGCGGACGAGGAGGCCCCATCCAGCGTCGGCCACGTCCGCTCGGACGGCGGGGACCGGCGGCAGGCTTGAGGAGTCCCCGGGCGCCATCGTCAACAGCGACAGCGCCTCCGGGGCCGGGTGCGCACGCCCGGCTCGACGCAGCGCGGTCACGAGACCGGGCAGCAGGCCCGCGGGGCCAGCGACGGGGGAGACCTCGGCGATCATCGGCACCGACTCGCCGACGATCTCCAGGAGGTGGGACTGGGCCAGTCCGGAGACGTACTCCGTCAGTACGTCGAACGGCTGATCCGCCCACGCGGTGCGCAGCAGGTGCAGCGGCATCGGCCACGCAGGGGAGAGCGCCGTACTGCGGGTGAGGGGTCGGGACATGACGATCAATCCTACCGACGGTGTGCCGCGGTCACCCCCGGTGAGGCGGCGGCTACCGTGTCTTGCCATGGCTGACATGTACGGCTCCGACATCCTGTCCGGGACGGCCCGGCGTCGACGACCGGAGATCCCGGTCGTCGACGCCGAACGCGATCTGGTGGTGGAGGACGCCGAGTCCGGGTTTTGCGGGGCCGTGGTGGGGTTCGACAGGTCGTACGACGGCGAGTTCGTCAAACTCGAGGACAGGCGGGGCCGGGTGCGTCTCTTCGCGATGACCCCCTCGGCGTTCCTCATCGACGGTTCTCCGGTCACCCTGCGCAAGCCGGCGCCGGTCGCGCAACGGGGACCCGCGATCACCGCGTCGGGGTCGCGGAAGGTCGAGGGGTTGCGCGCTCGTACTGCCCGGGCGGGCCGGATCTGGGTTGAGGGCATCCACGACGCGGCCCTGGTCGAGAAGATCTGGGGTCACGACCTGCGGGTCGAGGGCGTGGTCGTCGAGCCGCTGCACGGGATCGACGACCTGCACTCTCTGGTCACCCAATTCGGTCCCACCCGCCAGGCGCGCCTGGGGGTCCTGGTGGACCACCTCGTCAAGGACAGTAAGGAATCTCGGATCGTCGCCGGGCTCGGGGAGAACGTCCTGGTGACCGGTCACCCGTACGTGGATATCTGGCAGGCGGTCAAGCCCTCCGCTGTGGGTATTGACGAATGGCCGGTGGTGCCTCGCGGGGAGGACTGGAAGACGGGGATCTGCCAGCGACTGGGCTGGGGCGAGCCAGCGGACGGTTTCCGCCGCGTCTTGTCCTCGGTGAGTTCCTACCGGGACATCGAGCCGGCCCTGCTTGGCGCGGTGGAGAGACTGGTCGACTTCGTCACCGAACCGGCCTGACCGGCAGCTTGGCGTCGAGGACCATCCCCACCAGGCCGACCGCGGCGAAACCGCCGGTGGCCCACAGTGCGGCCACGCCGTCGCCCTCGGTCAGCGAATGCCCCAGGAGGACCGCGGCCACTGTCCCCGGCGCACTGCCGATGAGTGTGGCCAGCAGGAACTGCGGGTAGGGGATCGAAGTCAGTGGGGCGGCGTAGTTAACCACCGAGAACGGCACCGCAGGTACCAGTCGCAGGCTGCCGACCGACAGCCACCCTCGCCGGCGCAGTCTCGCGTCAATTGAGGCCACCCGCGGATCCGCCCGGAGCGCTGCGGTCCGCTCGTGTCCGAGGCGCCGGATCCCGACAAACGCGAGCGTTGCGGCAACGCCGGTAGCCACGAGCGAGCATGGGATGGCCACGGCCGGGGTGAACAGGACCGCCGCCGAATAGGTGAACGTGGACCGGGGGACCGGCGTGACGGTGACAACCGCGTAGGCCGTGAAGAACGCGACCGGGAACCATGGCCCGAGATGTGCCGCCCAGTCGCGGAGTTGTTCCAATCCGGGGGTCGGCACGAGGGTCGCCACGATGATCACCAGCACCACAGCTGCCGCCCACGCCGTCACCCGGTTCCGCACTGGGACGACTGTAGTCGCCGTCGCTGGTGACGACTTCCCCCACAAGTCCCCCTCGGCACACGGGCGTGTTTCGGGCGCTCCGCGGGCTGGACTAGAGTCCGGGGGTGACCCCCTTCACTCCACAAGAGAACGAGGTACCGGTGACCAGTCCGACCACAGGTCCAGACCTTCACTCCTGGTACGCCTCTGTGGGAGCCGTCCTCGCGAAGGCCGCCCGCAAGGATCCCGCCGACATGCCGGAGGACGCGTGGCGTGCCCTCGTCGCCACCACTCGGGACGGCATCGATATCAACCCGCTGTACACGCGGGAGGACGAGATCGCTGAGCGCCCCGCGCCCGGCCAGTTCCCGTTTGTCCGCGGCGGGGACCGGTCGGGACTGCCGGAGAGCGGCTGGCACGTCAGCTCGCGGGTCGAGGTCGCGGGCGAGGTCTCCGAGGCCAATACCGAGATACTGGACCTGCTGAACCAGGGCGTCTCTGCACTGTGGCTCACCGCCGGGGCCACCGATCTGGCTGCTGTCCTGAAGGACGTCTACCTGGATCTGGCTCCGGTCACGTTCGACTCCGGCGCTGACCTGACCGAGGTCGCAGAGGCTTTCCTCGCCCTGCTCGATGAGCGCCGCTCCGCCGGCGACGGGGTCACCAACCGCGCCGCCGTCATCGCCGATCTGGGCGCGTCGCCCGTGACCTCCGCGTACGCGGGGGCGGACTCGATCGGACTCGACGCCGCGGTCCGGCTCGCGGCGCGGGTGTCGGAGCGGGAGGAGACAATCCGGACCTTCGTCGCCGACGGCACGGTCTTCCACGCCGACGGCGCCGGAGACGCCCAGGAGCTGGCGTATTCCGTCGCGGCAGGTCTGGAGTACGTGCGAGCGCTGATCTCCGCGGGATTGTCCGCCGAGGCCGCACTCGGCCAGGTCTCATTCCGGCTCGCCGCGACCGACGACCAGTTCGCCTCGATCGCCAAGTTCCGTGCCGGCAGGCTCATCTGGGCCCGGGTCGCCGAACTCCTCGGCGCCCCCGAGGCCGGAGGGGCACCTCAGCACGCGGTCACCTCGTCCGCAATGATGTCGCGCCGCGACCCCTGGGTGAACATGCTCCGCACCACCCTCGCCGCGTTCGGTGCTGGTGTCGGCGGCGCCACCACGGTGACGGTCCTCCCGTTCGACGCCTCGGTGCCGGGCGGGCTCGAGAACACGTCCCGCGCCTTCGCCGCGCGTATCGCCCGCAACACGCAACTCCTGCTGCTCGAGGAGTCCCATCTCGGTCACGTCGTGGATCCGGCCGGTGGCTCCTGGTACGTCGAATCGCTCACCGACTCACTCGCCGACGCCGCGTGGTCTGCGCTGCAGACGATCGAGGCCGAGGGCGGCCTGATCGCCGCGATCGAGGCGGGTACCGTCGCCGAGGCCATCGCCCGGGTGCGCCAGGCTCGCGACGCTGACATCGCCCACCGCACAGCCCCGATCACGGGCGTATCCGAGTTCCCCAATCTCGACGAGCAGGCCCTTGACGCGTCCCGCCGCGGTGGCGACACCTACCGCTATGGCCGCGCATTCGAGGACCTGAGGGACCGGTCTGACGCCCACCTGGAAGCCACCGGCGCCCGCCCGACCATCCTCATCGCGGGTCTCGGCCCGCAGGCCGAAACGACGCCCCGGGTGACGTTCGTGGCCAACCTGCTCGCCGCGGGCGGCATCGAGGCACGCAATCCGGGAGTCACCGAAGCCGGACAGTACGCCGGGGCCGCAGAGGGTGAGCAGATCGCCGTGCTCTGCGGCGCGGACAAGCGCTATGCAACCGAGGGGGCCGACGCCGTCCGCGCCCTCCGGGACGCCGGGATGTCGAAGGTGTACCTCGCCGGCAATGAGAAGGGCTTCCCCGCGGACGCGACCGACCGTCCGGACGGATACTTGGCCCTCGGCATGGACGCCGTCACCGCCCTGACCACCCTTCTCGACCAGCTGGAAGTGAAGTGACATGACGACCTTCCCCGATTTCAGTACCGCTCCACTCCGCTCCGCCGACAACTCGGACACCAGAGCCGAAGCGGTGGCGGTCGAGCACGGCCTCGCCGCCGACGCCCATTGGGAGACGCCGGAGGGTATCAACGTCAAGCGCGTCTACACCAAGGTCGACCGTGACGCCGTCGAGGCGGGCACCGCCCCGACGGACGACGGCGAGGAGGTCACCCCGTTCC contains the following coding sequences:
- a CDS encoding methylmalonyl-CoA mutase family protein: MTSPTTGPDLHSWYASVGAVLAKAARKDPADMPEDAWRALVATTRDGIDINPLYTREDEIAERPAPGQFPFVRGGDRSGLPESGWHVSSRVEVAGEVSEANTEILDLLNQGVSALWLTAGATDLAAVLKDVYLDLAPVTFDSGADLTEVAEAFLALLDERRSAGDGVTNRAAVIADLGASPVTSAYAGADSIGLDAAVRLAARVSEREETIRTFVADGTVFHADGAGDAQELAYSVAAGLEYVRALISAGLSAEAALGQVSFRLAATDDQFASIAKFRAGRLIWARVAELLGAPEAGGAPQHAVTSSAMMSRRDPWVNMLRTTLAAFGAGVGGATTVTVLPFDASVPGGLENTSRAFAARIARNTQLLLLEESHLGHVVDPAGGSWYVESLTDSLADAAWSALQTIEAEGGLIAAIEAGTVAEAIARVRQARDADIAHRTAPITGVSEFPNLDEQALDASRRGGDTYRYGRAFEDLRDRSDAHLEATGARPTILIAGLGPQAETTPRVTFVANLLAAGGIEARNPGVTEAGQYAGAAEGEQIAVLCGADKRYATEGADAVRALRDAGMSKVYLAGNEKGFPADATDRPDGYLALGMDAVTALTTLLDQLEVK